In one Pirellulales bacterium genomic region, the following are encoded:
- a CDS encoding YebC/PmpR family DNA-binding transcriptional regulator: MAGHSHWANISRKKALIDNKRGKVWSKLAKAIIVAAKLGGGDPDANLRLRYAIDAARAVSMPNDNIARAIKTGTGELQSGTLEETIYEGYGPGGVAVMCEILTDNRNRTAPEIRKVFELNDGKLGASNCVAWMFERKGLFVIGAEKTDEDKLMEIALEAGADDVKQSGDKFEVTCNANLFAKVAGALEKAGLAPESSQLTRIPTNTVNVDDPDTARKVLNLMEALDNHDDVQSVAANFNIPDEAMAQIAG, encoded by the coding sequence ATGGCTGGCCATTCCCATTGGGCGAACATCTCGCGCAAGAAGGCGCTGATCGACAACAAGCGCGGCAAAGTTTGGAGCAAGCTGGCCAAAGCGATTATCGTGGCGGCCAAATTGGGGGGCGGCGATCCCGACGCCAACCTGCGTCTGCGGTATGCCATCGATGCGGCCCGCGCCGTCAGCATGCCCAACGACAACATTGCGCGGGCCATTAAAACGGGCACCGGCGAATTGCAAAGCGGTACGCTGGAAGAAACGATTTACGAAGGCTACGGTCCCGGTGGCGTGGCGGTGATGTGCGAAATTTTGACCGACAACCGCAATCGTACCGCGCCGGAAATTCGCAAAGTTTTCGAACTGAACGACGGCAAGTTGGGCGCTTCCAACTGCGTGGCCTGGATGTTCGAACGCAAAGGACTGTTTGTCATCGGCGCAGAAAAAACCGATGAAGACAAGCTGATGGAAATTGCCCTGGAGGCCGGCGCCGACGACGTGAAGCAAAGCGGCGATAAGTTTGAAGTCACCTGCAACGCCAATCTATTTGCCAAAGTGGCCGGCGCGCTGGAAAAAGCGGGCCTTGCGCCCGAGAGCAGCCAATTGACGCGGATTCCCACCAACACGGTAAACGTGGACGATCCCGACACCGCCCGCAAGGTGCTGAATCTGATGGAAGCACTCGACAATCACGACGACGTGCAAAGCGTGGCCGCTAACTTCAACATTCCCGACGAGGCGATGGCACAAATTGCGGGGTGA